The Brevinematales bacterium genome contains a region encoding:
- a CDS encoding AMP-binding protein, which yields MSISNVEPDIKFLNAREFVDYISERYQDKRALGMPVSEDNLEEYIWYTYSDIKLYAKAISYYLTNVLKLKKGDKVALISENRAEWGLCALGVVYNGFVLVPVDVRMSPNEIKMILEHSESKVLIVSQKMYSYVEEEVNLEDYEVILIDGTPKRKKIISLGSIVEEYGDKEIKKYNEVSPDDLFEIVYTSGTTGLSKGVMLTHRNIMFEVSVMPPLARISPKDKLLSILPLNHTYESTAGLYTALHGGVSIVYSPSLNPRIVLDIVSRQKINKMLVVPLFLEKIADGILRKIDKSGLVLKTFVKTLFFFATVSKTVTNSNKISKRLLSIVRKKAGLSSIELFISGAAPLPERVANLMELMGFNILQGYGLTECAPVATLNPYEKPKNKSVGKPLPGVEIVIDSPNQDGNGEILIKGPNVMAGYYKNPEATKETLVNGYLRTGDLGYIDEEGYVYITGRIKNVIVTHGGKNVYPEEIEEKLNESPYILESLVVGKKINKDEAIGEEVFAYIVPDFNYIEFVRETPVSKISYEEIEKIIDNIVKDVNSSLPDYKKIKSYKILTEELPKTSTRKIKRYLFQQQDSL from the coding sequence ATGAGTATAAGTAATGTTGAGCCGGATATAAAATTTTTAAATGCTAGAGAATTTGTTGATTACATATCTGAAAGGTATCAAGATAAAAGAGCTCTTGGTATGCCAGTTTCTGAAGATAACCTTGAGGAATATATATGGTATACGTATTCGGATATAAAACTTTATGCAAAGGCTATATCTTACTATTTGACAAATGTTCTTAAATTGAAGAAGGGTGATAAAGTTGCTCTAATATCTGAAAATAGAGCGGAATGGGGATTATGTGCTTTAGGAGTTGTGTATAACGGTTTTGTTTTGGTACCTGTTGATGTTAGGATGTCTCCTAACGAAATAAAGATGATATTAGAACATTCGGAAAGTAAAGTGTTGATTGTATCTCAAAAAATGTATTCTTATGTTGAAGAAGAAGTTAATCTTGAAGATTATGAAGTCATACTTATAGATGGTACTCCAAAAAGGAAGAAAATTATTTCATTAGGTAGTATAGTAGAAGAATACGGAGATAAGGAGATTAAAAAATATAATGAAGTTTCACCAGATGATCTTTTTGAAATAGTTTATACATCTGGTACTACTGGGTTATCCAAAGGTGTTATGTTGACACATAGAAACATAATGTTCGAGGTTAGTGTTATGCCTCCTTTGGCTAGAATTAGCCCAAAAGATAAACTACTTTCGATACTACCGCTTAATCATACTTATGAGTCAACAGCAGGACTTTATACGGCTCTGCACGGAGGAGTTTCAATAGTTTATTCTCCTTCCCTTAATCCTAGGATTGTTCTAGATATAGTATCGAGACAAAAAATAAACAAAATGTTAGTTGTACCCCTTTTCCTTGAGAAGATAGCTGATGGTATATTGAGAAAAATAGATAAATCGGGATTGGTTTTGAAGACTTTTGTTAAAACTTTGTTTTTCTTTGCTACTGTTTCAAAGACTGTAACAAATAGTAATAAGATAAGTAAAAGGTTGCTTTCAATAGTTAGGAAGAAAGCAGGTTTATCATCGATAGAGTTGTTTATATCGGGTGCTGCACCATTACCAGAAAGAGTAGCAAACCTTATGGAGTTAATGGGATTTAATATATTACAAGGATATGGACTTACAGAATGTGCTCCCGTTGCTACGCTTAATCCTTATGAGAAACCTAAAAATAAGTCAGTAGGTAAACCCTTACCGGGGGTTGAAATAGTTATTGATTCACCAAATCAAGATGGTAATGGAGAAATCCTTATAAAAGGACCTAATGTAATGGCAGGTTATTACAAGAATCCTGAAGCAACTAAAGAAACACTTGTAAACGGGTATTTAAGGACAGGAGATTTAGGATACATAGATGAAGAAGGGTATGTATATATAACTGGTAGAATAAAGAATGTTATAGTAACACATGGCGGTAAGAATGTATATCCGGAAGAAATAGAAGAAAAACTTAATGAATCTCCGTATATACTTGAAAGTTTGGTTGTTGGAAAGAAGATAAATAAAGATGAGGCAATAGGAGAGGAGGTATTCGCTTATATAGTTCCGGATTTCAACTATATAGAATTTGTGAGAGAAACACCTGTTAGTAAGATATCCTATGAAGAAATCGAAAAAATAATAGATAATATAGTAAAAGATGTTAACTCAAGCCTTCCAGACTACAAAAAGATAAAATCGTATAAAATACTAACGGAGGAATTACCGAAAACATCTACAAGAAAAATCAAGAGATATCTATTCCAGCAGCAAGATAGCCTTTAA